In Halorubrum sp. PV6, a single window of DNA contains:
- a CDS encoding (R)-citramalate synthase → MTRTPLTTLDEVQLLDTTLRDGEQMPGVSLTPSEKVDIARELDAAGMHLIEAGSACTSEGEREAIRRVADEGLDATVTSFARGVQADIDHALDCGVDGVNLVVPASDKHVETKVGSTREAVVETTVELVEYAKDHGLWVEVLGEDGSRAELDYLERLLGAGLDAGADRICYCDTVGAADPERTAEVVSRLADLGPTSLHTHDDLGFGVANVHAGLKAGADTVHGTVMGVGERAGNVALEEVAIALNRSYDIDTVDLERLYRLCRTVSEATGVALPPNKAVCGANAFAHESGIHTDGTLKDGTMYEPYPPERVGRERRLVLGKHAGRAGVKAALAEHDVAVDDDELSEVVRRVKELGDRGKRVTDADLLAITEDVQGRERDRHVELVDLSATSGGNLPTASVRLRIGDDKRVASGTGAGPVDAGLEAVRAALADDAAGEGVSFELDSYHVDAITGGTDAVVTVEVDLSRGDRSVSVSSTDADITRASVVAMVDGLDRLLAAEADATDADPDAVADD, encoded by the coding sequence TTGACCCGAACACCACTCACCACACTCGACGAGGTACAGCTGTTAGACACCACGCTGCGCGACGGCGAACAGATGCCGGGCGTCTCGCTCACGCCGAGCGAGAAGGTCGACATCGCCCGCGAACTCGACGCCGCCGGGATGCACCTGATCGAGGCCGGCTCGGCGTGCACGTCCGAGGGCGAACGCGAGGCCATCCGCCGCGTGGCCGACGAGGGGCTCGACGCCACCGTGACGAGTTTCGCCCGCGGCGTGCAAGCCGACATCGACCACGCCCTCGACTGCGGGGTCGACGGCGTCAATCTGGTCGTGCCCGCCTCCGACAAGCACGTCGAGACGAAGGTCGGCTCGACCCGCGAGGCGGTCGTCGAGACGACCGTCGAACTCGTCGAGTACGCGAAAGACCACGGCCTCTGGGTCGAGGTGCTCGGGGAGGACGGCTCGCGCGCCGAACTCGACTACCTCGAACGGCTGCTGGGCGCCGGGCTCGACGCCGGCGCCGACCGGATCTGCTACTGCGATACCGTCGGCGCGGCCGATCCGGAGCGGACCGCCGAAGTCGTCTCGCGGCTCGCCGACCTGGGCCCGACGAGCCTCCACACCCACGACGACCTCGGGTTCGGCGTGGCGAACGTCCACGCCGGGCTGAAGGCCGGCGCCGACACGGTCCACGGGACCGTCATGGGCGTCGGCGAGCGCGCCGGCAACGTCGCCTTAGAGGAGGTGGCCATCGCGCTCAATCGCTCCTACGACATCGACACCGTCGATCTGGAACGGCTCTACCGGCTCTGCCGGACCGTGAGCGAGGCGACCGGCGTCGCGCTCCCGCCGAACAAGGCGGTCTGCGGCGCCAACGCCTTCGCGCACGAGTCGGGCATCCACACCGACGGCACGCTGAAAGACGGGACGATGTACGAGCCGTATCCGCCGGAGCGCGTGGGCCGCGAGCGACGGCTTGTCCTCGGGAAACACGCCGGGCGCGCGGGCGTCAAGGCGGCCCTCGCCGAGCACGACGTGGCGGTCGACGACGACGAGTTGAGCGAGGTCGTCCGCCGGGTGAAAGAGCTCGGCGACCGCGGGAAGCGCGTCACCGACGCCGACCTGCTCGCGATCACCGAAGACGTGCAGGGCCGCGAGCGCGACCGACACGTCGAACTCGTCGACCTCTCGGCCACCTCCGGCGGGAACCTCCCGACCGCGTCGGTCCGGCTCCGCATCGGCGACGACAAGCGCGTCGCCTCCGGCACGGGCGCCGGGCCCGTCGACGCCGGACTGGAAGCGGTCCGGGCCGCACTCGCGGACGACGCGGCGGGAGAGGGCGTCTCCTTCGAACTCGACTCGTACCACGTCGACGCGATCACGGGCGGGACCGACGCCGTCGTCACGGTCGAGGTCGACCTCTCGCGGGGCGACCGCTCCGTGAGCGTCTCCTCGACGGACGCGGACATCACGCGCGCCAGCGTCGTCGCGATGGTGGACGGGCTGGACCGCCTGCTGGCGGCGGAGGCAGACGCCACGGACGCGGACCCCGACGCGGTCGCGGACGACTGA
- the mfnA gene encoding tyrosine decarboxylase MfnA, producing the protein MQQPEPQSFDRVLSSMCTEPHPAAREAAERYLATNPGDPATYESIAALEARAVELLATVTDHPTPTDATGYVTSGGTEANVQAVRSARNRHDAGDVNVVVPESGHFSFHKAAELLDVELRTVPVDDEYRARTDAVEAAVDETTALVVGVAGSTEYGRVDPIPALTRIAHDAGARMHVDAAWGGFVLPFTDADWLFADAPVDTLTIDPHKFGQAPVPAGGLLARDAAALDALAVDTPYLETRSQATLTGTRSGAGVAGAVAAMEALWREGYREAADRAAANAEWLAAALDERGYDVVDPELPLVAAAVPEPEFDALREAGWKVSRTASGELRVVCMPHVTREALRRLVADLDQIRR; encoded by the coding sequence ATGCAGCAGCCCGAGCCGCAGTCGTTCGACCGGGTCCTCTCCTCGATGTGTACGGAGCCGCATCCGGCGGCTCGGGAGGCGGCGGAGCGATACCTCGCGACGAATCCGGGCGATCCGGCCACCTACGAGTCGATAGCGGCGCTGGAAGCACGCGCGGTCGAACTGCTCGCCACGGTCACCGACCACCCGACGCCGACCGACGCCACCGGGTACGTCACCTCGGGCGGGACGGAGGCGAACGTGCAGGCGGTCCGGTCCGCGCGAAACCGCCACGACGCGGGCGACGTGAACGTCGTCGTGCCCGAGAGCGGCCACTTCTCCTTTCATAAGGCCGCGGAGCTGCTCGACGTGGAGCTCCGGACCGTACCCGTCGACGACGAGTACCGGGCCCGGACCGATGCCGTCGAGGCGGCCGTCGACGAGACGACCGCGCTGGTCGTCGGCGTCGCCGGAAGCACGGAGTACGGGCGCGTAGATCCGATTCCGGCGTTGACGCGGATCGCTCACGACGCCGGGGCCCGGATGCACGTCGACGCCGCGTGGGGCGGCTTCGTGTTACCGTTTACCGACGCAGACTGGTTGTTCGCCGACGCCCCCGTCGACACGCTGACCATCGACCCGCACAAGTTCGGACAGGCGCCGGTGCCGGCCGGCGGCCTCCTCGCGCGTGACGCCGCGGCGCTGGACGCGCTCGCGGTCGACACGCCGTATCTCGAGACGCGGTCGCAGGCCACGCTGACGGGAACGCGGAGCGGCGCGGGCGTCGCCGGCGCGGTCGCCGCGATGGAGGCGCTGTGGCGGGAGGGGTACCGGGAGGCGGCCGACCGCGCGGCCGCCAACGCCGAGTGGCTCGCGGCCGCCCTCGACGAGCGGGGGTACGACGTGGTCGACCCGGAGCTCCCGCTCGTGGCCGCCGCGGTCCCGGAGCCCGAGTTCGACGCCCTCCGGGAGGCGGGCTGGAAGGTGTCGCGCACGGCGAGCGGCGAGCTCCGCGTCGTCTGTATGCCGCACGTGACGCGGGAGGCGCTGCGGCGGCTGGTGGCCGACCTCGACCAGATCCGGCGATAG
- a CDS encoding cupin domain-containing protein, producing MQKAAIDDVDVVANPMGVHDVRKPVSRALGTEHVAMNYFELAPGEAFAGGLHTHGDQEEVFYVLSGVATFEVGRDHERVDVEAGELIRFAPGEFQSGFVREDADEDVVAWAFGAPGARHDWDQIESLIECRECDAERVHATELTDAGRFRFTCTECGTSFSP from the coding sequence ATGCAGAAAGCCGCTATCGACGACGTCGACGTCGTCGCGAACCCGATGGGCGTCCACGACGTGCGAAAGCCGGTCTCGAGGGCGCTCGGGACCGAACACGTCGCGATGAACTACTTCGAACTCGCGCCCGGCGAGGCGTTCGCGGGCGGGCTCCACACCCACGGCGATCAAGAAGAGGTGTTCTACGTCCTCTCGGGGGTCGCCACCTTCGAGGTGGGGCGAGACCACGAGCGCGTCGACGTCGAGGCCGGCGAGCTGATCCGCTTTGCGCCGGGCGAGTTCCAGTCCGGCTTCGTGCGCGAGGACGCCGACGAGGACGTGGTCGCGTGGGCGTTCGGCGCGCCCGGCGCGCGTCACGACTGGGACCAGATCGAGTCGCTGATCGAGTGCCGCGAGTGCGACGCGGAGCGCGTCCACGCGACCGAACTGACCGACGCGGGACGGTTCCGCTTCACCTGCACCGAGTGCGGCACGTCGTTTTCGCCGTGA